In Thermospira aquatica, the following proteins share a genomic window:
- a CDS encoding FlgO family outer membrane protein, with protein sequence MRRKVLLWVWIAFACLTLGFSANQKTLAILDLKNLSPQTGYDFLSSSLAESFVAVFSKNPALKLVERQQLRSVIQEHKLVLTGLVEADVSNSLRIGELVAAQYLLVGSYTVVKDRVEVNARLVDVSSGVILVAEKTQAPLGDQLFAAVQEMAEKMNLTISESAVGYLSLETTPSGAEVRIGNDILGYTPLSRRIVTPGKYELTVTLKGYDVYRSMVTIKTNETTVVRCTLTKQMGEVRPLRSTFGIHFVPLLSYNTYQPFFNAGLIEYLNKGFIFGFEYGGNLIVHTYSTNLPGNKTFEEIRSLYYHRLDLLAKYAFFYQSRYFSPYVGGGIGAIFAIDKGIDFGDVRFYSKILAGVTIFPTSFISPYLELCYFTTTPSVTTIRYRVVNLFGDYNVAEMSVTMRDLSLGVGLQIAY encoded by the coding sequence ATGCGAAGGAAAGTATTATTATGGGTATGGATAGCATTTGCTTGTTTGACCTTGGGTTTTTCTGCCAATCAAAAAACACTAGCCATTCTTGATCTCAAAAATCTTTCCCCACAGACGGGATACGACTTTCTCTCTTCGAGTCTGGCGGAGAGTTTTGTGGCCGTTTTCTCAAAAAATCCTGCACTTAAACTGGTCGAACGTCAGCAACTTCGTTCAGTGATTCAAGAGCATAAACTTGTGCTCACAGGGTTGGTCGAGGCCGATGTTTCAAACTCTCTTCGTATCGGCGAGTTGGTTGCTGCCCAGTATCTTTTAGTAGGAAGCTATACGGTTGTCAAAGATAGGGTAGAAGTAAATGCAAGGTTGGTAGATGTTTCTTCTGGAGTTATACTGGTAGCGGAGAAGACACAGGCACCTCTGGGAGATCAGTTGTTTGCCGCTGTCCAGGAGATGGCAGAAAAAATGAATCTCACAATCTCAGAAAGTGCGGTCGGATACCTTTCTCTGGAAACAACTCCATCAGGGGCAGAAGTACGGATAGGAAATGATATTCTTGGTTATACCCCTCTCTCCAGGAGGATAGTAACCCCAGGAAAATATGAACTTACTGTTACATTAAAGGGATACGACGTGTATCGTTCTATGGTGACTATTAAAACCAATGAAACAACGGTAGTAAGATGTACACTGACCAAACAGATGGGAGAAGTGCGACCACTGAGAAGCACGTTTGGCATCCATTTTGTTCCGCTCCTTTCTTATAATACTTATCAGCCTTTTTTTAATGCTGGATTGATTGAGTATTTAAACAAAGGGTTTATCTTTGGTTTTGAATATGGTGGCAACCTGATTGTTCATACGTATAGTACCAATCTCCCGGGAAATAAAACATTTGAAGAAATCAGGAGCCTCTATTACCATCGTCTGGATCTTCTTGCCAAGTATGCCTTTTTTTATCAGAGTCGTTATTTTTCCCCTTATGTGGGAGGAGGAATTGGTGCGATATTTGCTATTGACAAAGGAATAGATTTTGGGGACGTGCGTTTCTACAGCAAGATACTGGCAGGGGTGACCATTTTCCCGACGAGTTTTATTTCCCCTTATCTGGAGTTGTGCTATTTTACTACTACTCCATCAGTTACCACCATTCGTTATCGGGTGGTAAACCTCTTTGGTGATTATAATGTGGCCGAGATGTCTGTGACGATGCGAGATCTTTCTCTTGGTGTCGGATTGCAAATTGCTTATTAA
- the rpsT gene encoding 30S ribosomal protein S20, with the protein MPIIKSAKKQMRKAEKRRARNRALKTALKNLRKETLQLLQDPKTTLAQAQEALNTFKSKIDNAWAKGIYKRNKSSRLISRMEQIFNQKFGQK; encoded by the coding sequence GTGCCTATAATCAAATCCGCTAAAAAACAGATGCGCAAAGCAGAGAAGCGTCGTGCTAGAAACAGAGCCCTCAAAACTGCTCTCAAAAATCTGCGCAAGGAGACTCTTCAGCTTCTTCAGGATCCCAAGACAACACTTGCTCAAGCCCAGGAGGCTCTGAACACCTTTAAGTCCAAGATTGATAATGCATGGGCTAAAGGAATCTACAAGAGAAATAAATCTTCTCGACTCATTTCTCGAATGGAACAGATATTTAATCAAAAATTTGGCCAGAAATAA
- a CDS encoding HU family DNA-binding protein — translation MAREKLTKAHLVDKVYQDPAVDELKLTRKQIMTVVSVFVEKLRESIEGLGEDDRIELRGFGTFGVKKRKARVARNPKTGEEVKVPSRKTPFFKPGKELKNSVK, via the coding sequence ATGGCTCGAGAAAAACTTACAAAGGCTCATCTGGTCGATAAAGTGTACCAGGATCCTGCAGTGGATGAGTTGAAACTGACACGAAAGCAAATCATGACGGTGGTCTCTGTTTTTGTCGAGAAATTACGTGAGTCTATCGAAGGTCTTGGTGAGGATGATCGCATTGAACTCAGGGGTTTTGGTACTTTTGGTGTTAAAAAACGAAAAGCCAGAGTTGCCAGAAATCCTAAAACAGGCGAAGAGGTTAAAGTCCCATCTAGAAAGACTCCATTTTTCAAACCTGGAAAAGAGCTTAAGAACTCTGTGAAGTAG
- a CDS encoding bactofilin family protein, producing MAKDNLGPNIDESMVDTVLADDIDFQGTMRFNKSLMIKGRFEGKIEATGHLIVGPKAVINADVKAGVVTNYGQINGNVEGLERVELLHNAKLTGDIKTPDLIIETGCSFNGNCTMVPKQPSQTPQNQQTVKK from the coding sequence ATGGCAAAAGACAATCTTGGACCCAATATTGACGAAAGCATGGTTGATACTGTTTTAGCTGATGATATTGATTTTCAGGGTACCATGCGTTTCAATAAGTCTCTCATGATCAAGGGACGCTTTGAAGGCAAAATTGAAGCTACCGGTCATCTCATTGTAGGACCAAAAGCTGTTATCAACGCTGACGTAAAAGCTGGTGTGGTAACAAACTATGGCCAGATTAACGGAAATGTAGAAGGTCTCGAGCGTGTAGAATTGCTTCACAATGCCAAACTCACCGGGGATATCAAGACTCCCGATCTCATCATCGAGACAGGGTGTTCTTTTAATGGAAACTGTACCATGGTTCCAAAACAGCCCTCCCAAACTCCTCAAAATCAACAGACTGTCAAAAAGTAA
- a CDS encoding endonuclease MutS2, whose product MAERHFDARALGFHELLEEFARSARCETTKQKILSLVPYGYVSSLQDDFETLSEYITLAHKGFTFASEELVDMEEMFRKLALEGAILSPEETLLFRRLLTLLENNIQLFQEVQRNQEVYPHLYSLCATLEDYPEMRRTIDGILSPEGEIFENASPHLIEIREKKRNLRKNIQQKLETFIADETVQGYLQDTFVTVKEGRFVLPIKTSMKNVFQREYQAILHSYSKTGETVYMEPAFIIDANNEILEIDELELQEMWRLMGEITGLLRQIQVGLKIVYEVCPIWEWLHLRFLYWKSVQGTLPQVSETPHIHIREARHPFLREKAVPVDILLEGYQSLIISGPNAGGKTVSLKTAGLLVLMGMCGIPLPATEARLGVFHKVYAEIGDEQNLERALSSFTAQIVSLQTIWENADSTTLVLIDEIANNTDPREGEALAKAYLQALLAKGAMVIITTHYNGLKQMAYEDRRIQNASVMFDSERLLPLYKLQYGESSMSFALDIARRHGLEKSIINAASRYLEEMLSPTEKLLQEVEKQKQLLVAKQQKLEKRMAEVFQMELSYQKKLKELEVREKTLKEKQLEKMSEELSTLREEINRLHEMVKKSQLSPKDLEKQADIIEKRIQQSQKSFYQPIRVPQVGQTVFLPSFQASGVIESIQRDKAKVRVGGISFIVSLEEIYTSEQDVPSSPQPSPRETFSFSQHMKTSNLSLDVRGKTVDEALREVEKTLDKALLEGAAVVYIIHGMGGGILQRAIHDFLRQQKNVASYEFAPQNEGGRGKTIVRIR is encoded by the coding sequence ATGGCAGAAAGACACTTTGATGCCCGGGCCCTTGGTTTTCACGAACTTCTCGAAGAATTTGCTCGTTCTGCCCGATGTGAAACCACAAAACAAAAGATCCTCTCTCTAGTTCCTTATGGGTATGTTTCTTCTCTTCAGGATGATTTTGAGACACTTTCTGAGTATATTACTCTTGCACACAAGGGTTTTACCTTTGCTTCTGAGGAACTGGTGGATATGGAAGAGATGTTTCGTAAGCTGGCACTGGAAGGAGCAATTCTCTCTCCTGAGGAAACACTCCTCTTTCGCAGGCTTTTGACGTTGCTTGAAAATAATATCCAGCTTTTCCAAGAGGTTCAGAGAAACCAGGAGGTTTATCCCCATCTCTACAGTTTGTGTGCTACACTGGAAGATTATCCTGAAATGAGACGAACCATAGATGGTATTCTTTCCCCTGAGGGAGAGATCTTTGAAAATGCAAGTCCCCATTTAATCGAGATACGGGAAAAAAAACGCAATTTGCGAAAAAATATTCAGCAAAAACTCGAGACGTTTATTGCTGATGAAACGGTTCAGGGATATCTCCAGGATACGTTTGTCACTGTCAAAGAGGGGAGATTTGTTCTTCCTATTAAAACCTCCATGAAAAACGTCTTTCAACGGGAATATCAAGCTATTCTTCATTCCTATTCTAAGACAGGTGAAACGGTTTATATGGAACCGGCATTTATCATTGATGCCAATAATGAGATTCTCGAGATTGATGAACTTGAACTCCAGGAGATGTGGCGTTTGATGGGTGAAATTACCGGTCTTCTTCGCCAGATTCAAGTGGGATTAAAAATAGTCTATGAGGTTTGTCCAATCTGGGAATGGCTCCACCTTCGTTTTCTTTACTGGAAAAGTGTGCAGGGAACGCTTCCTCAGGTAAGTGAAACCCCCCATATACATATTCGTGAGGCGCGTCATCCTTTTCTGAGAGAGAAGGCGGTGCCGGTAGATATTCTTCTTGAGGGATATCAATCACTTATCATTAGTGGACCAAATGCTGGAGGAAAGACAGTCTCTCTTAAAACTGCTGGGCTTTTGGTACTCATGGGGATGTGTGGCATCCCATTACCTGCCACAGAAGCACGTTTAGGGGTTTTTCATAAAGTTTATGCTGAAATAGGAGATGAGCAAAACCTGGAAAGGGCACTTTCGAGCTTCACAGCTCAGATAGTTTCTCTTCAAACCATCTGGGAAAATGCCGATAGTACTACTCTTGTTCTTATTGACGAGATAGCAAATAACACTGACCCGAGAGAAGGGGAAGCCCTGGCCAAAGCCTATCTTCAGGCCCTTCTGGCAAAAGGTGCTATGGTCATCATTACCACTCATTACAATGGATTAAAACAAATGGCTTATGAGGATCGACGTATCCAGAATGCTTCGGTAATGTTTGATAGTGAACGTCTTCTTCCGTTGTATAAGCTTCAGTACGGGGAATCTTCTATGAGTTTCGCACTGGATATTGCTCGTCGTCATGGTTTAGAAAAAAGTATTATCAATGCTGCGTCTCGTTATCTTGAAGAGATGCTTTCTCCGACAGAAAAACTGCTTCAAGAGGTGGAGAAACAAAAACAGCTCCTGGTTGCTAAACAACAAAAGCTTGAGAAACGAATGGCAGAGGTATTTCAGATGGAGCTTTCCTACCAGAAGAAATTAAAGGAACTCGAGGTCCGCGAGAAAACTTTAAAAGAGAAACAACTAGAAAAAATGAGCGAAGAATTGTCCACCCTGAGAGAAGAGATTAATCGTCTTCATGAAATGGTAAAAAAATCCCAACTTTCACCCAAAGATTTAGAAAAACAAGCAGACATTATCGAAAAGCGTATTCAGCAAAGTCAGAAATCCTTTTATCAACCTATAAGAGTCCCCCAGGTAGGACAAACTGTTTTTCTTCCCTCATTTCAGGCAAGCGGGGTTATTGAATCTATTCAGCGTGACAAAGCCAAGGTTCGCGTGGGTGGTATCTCGTTTATTGTGAGTCTTGAGGAGATTTATACATCAGAACAAGACGTGCCTTCTTCTCCACAGCCATCTCCTCGTGAGACTTTTTCTTTTTCTCAACATATGAAAACGTCGAACCTCTCTCTTGATGTACGAGGAAAAACAGTGGATGAAGCTTTACGAGAGGTAGAAAAGACTCTTGATAAAGCTCTTCTTGAGGGGGCAGCAGTAGTGTACATTATCCATGGGATGGGAGGAGGCATCTTGCAGCGAGCGATTCATGACTTTCTGAGACAACAGAAAAACGTCGCTTCCTATGAATTTGCTCCTCAGAACGAAGGAGGAAGGGGAAAAACTATTGTGCGAATACGATAA
- a CDS encoding glycosyltransferase family 4 protein: MKVLVVNWRDIFHPEAGGAEVHIHELLKRKPPDWEVDFLSARFHGCQTLEKTPWYTIYRLFSNFFLNFSFFWWWQTQGKQKSYDLVIDDISKIPLATPWYIKEVPVVALMHHIHGKSLYTILPWYLATYVFLMERFFLRAYVRTPLLAVSPSTTRELQKLYPYQKLSVVYNGVSLAPISFETKIAEREKVPLVVYLGRLKSYKRVDHFLRMAHRIHASHPQVKFVIAGQGEEREKLEKLSKDLGLEGCVEFYGFIDEEAKQALLRRAWVMVLPSEKEGWGIVVIEANALGTPVVAYEIPGLKDSIQHGNTGLLVENGSIEALVKAVEKLLEESSLWEEFSKKALEWAARFHWDEMARDFYARIGEIVEEFHGRKTL; the protein is encoded by the coding sequence ATGAAAGTGCTGGTTGTTAACTGGAGAGATATTTTTCACCCGGAGGCAGGGGGAGCAGAGGTACATATCCATGAGCTTTTGAAAAGAAAACCCCCCGATTGGGAAGTGGACTTTCTTAGTGCGAGGTTTCACGGTTGTCAAACTCTTGAAAAGACACCGTGGTATACAATTTATCGTCTATTTTCAAATTTCTTTTTAAACTTTTCTTTTTTTTGGTGGTGGCAAACACAGGGTAAACAAAAGTCGTATGATCTGGTTATCGACGATATTTCAAAGATTCCTCTTGCGACGCCGTGGTATATTAAAGAGGTGCCTGTGGTGGCTCTTATGCACCATATTCATGGTAAAAGTCTCTATACCATTCTTCCCTGGTATCTTGCTACCTATGTTTTTTTGATGGAGCGATTTTTTCTAAGGGCGTATGTTCGTACACCTCTTCTGGCAGTTTCTCCAAGTACCACCAGAGAATTGCAAAAGCTGTATCCTTATCAGAAGCTTTCCGTGGTTTACAATGGAGTATCCCTTGCTCCTATTTCTTTTGAGACAAAAATAGCTGAAAGGGAGAAAGTCCCCTTGGTAGTGTATCTCGGACGGTTAAAGTCGTATAAACGGGTGGATCATTTTCTCAGAATGGCTCACAGGATTCATGCTTCTCATCCTCAGGTGAAATTTGTCATCGCTGGTCAGGGAGAAGAGAGGGAAAAATTGGAAAAACTTTCAAAGGATCTCGGGCTTGAGGGATGTGTTGAGTTTTACGGTTTTATTGATGAAGAAGCCAAACAAGCCCTTCTTCGAAGGGCCTGGGTGATGGTTCTACCCTCTGAGAAGGAAGGATGGGGAATAGTGGTGATCGAGGCGAATGCTCTTGGTACCCCTGTTGTGGCTTATGAAATTCCTGGACTAAAGGATTCTATTCAGCATGGAAACACAGGGTTACTTGTGGAGAATGGCTCTATTGAAGCTCTGGTTAAAGCGGTTGAAAAGCTTCTTGAGGAATCTTCTCTGTGGGAAGAATTTTCAAAAAAAGCTCTAGAATGGGCTGCTCGCTTTCATTGGGATGAGATGGCACGGGATTTTTATGCTCGGATAGGTGAAATAGTGGAGGAATTTCATGGCAGAAAGACACTTTGA